The Fimbriimonadaceae bacterium nucleotide sequence GACTATCACCTCTGCCTGGATACGGTCCCCGTGGACGGCGGGCAGTGGCAAGTCTATGACGAACTGCTCCGGACACGCCGTGTGGACGGTCTCGTGCTAGTCGAGTCAGAGGCGAACGACGAACGCCTGGCACGGCTGCAAAAGGACAAGTTCCCCTTCGTCCTGATCGGCAACCCGATGGACGCGCGCGTCTGGTCGGTGGACAACGACAACGTCTACGCCGGGCAAATCGCGACCGAGCACCTCTTCACGAGCGGTTACCGCCGAGTCGGATTTATCGCGGGGCCGGAGGGCATCACGGTCAGCGAAGACCGCATCGAGGGCTATCGCCGCATCGTGCAGCAGCAGGAGGCGCCCGTCATGATCTGGCACGCCGACTTCGGCCAAGACTCGGCACGGGAGACCGCCCTCGCCGTCCTGCAAGGCGCGGACGCGCCCGACGCCCTTGTGGTCTTGGACGACTTTATGGCGATGGGCGTCGTCGACGCCGCCCGGCGGGTCGGGAAGAAAATGCCGCAAGACCTCGGCATCGTCAGCTTTAACGACAGCCCCGTTTGCCGCATGCTGGAAGGCGGCCTCTCCTCCGTCAGCCTCGATATCCACCGCCTCGTCTCGACCGCGCTCGAGATGCTGTTCACTGCGCTCAGCGGCGAGTTCGCCGAAGAACCGCGGCGCACCATCGTCCCGAGCCGGCTGATGGTGCGCGGCAGTTCCGTCAGGACGGGGGGCCTGCTGTGAGCAGCCTGCTCCTTGCAGCTGCCCTCGCCCTCCTCGGCGAGCCCCACACCTTCACCTACGTGCCCGACCGGCCCGCCAGCCGGGTGAACCTCGCGGGCACCTTCAACAACTGGAACAAGGACGCGACTTCCATGACCCTCGGGGCCGACGGCAAGACCTGGACGGCCAAACTCGACCTGCCCCTCGGCAAGCACTATTACAAGTTCGTTCTCGACGGGGACACTTGGGTCACCGACCCGAAAGCGCCGAGCGAGTCCGACGCGAGCGGTTACGTCAACAGCGTCCTCTACCTCTTCCCGCCCGACTACGGGACACCGGCCGTGCGGGGCGACGGCACCATAGCAGCCTCCGCGCTCGCCCACCGGCAGGAGATGCCGAGCCTCAATTGGGACCGCGGCAAGCTGCTGTTGACGCTCCGCGCACGCCCGCACGACCTCGTCAAGGTCTTCTGCATTGCCGGCGACCGCAAAGTACCGATGACCGACGCGGGGGGCGACGACTTCTACACCTATTACCAAGCGGCCATGCCCTGGAGCATGGAGGGCGACATCGACTACTGCTTCCGGATCGAGGACGGCCCCACCGTCCGATACTTTGGCCCCGACGGCCTCTCCGATAAACCGGAAACGTTCAAGTTAGAACATAAGACGTTTAAGCCGTTCCAACCGCCAAGCTGGGTGGAAAAGGCCGTCTTCTACCAAATCTTCCCGGAGCGGTTCGCCAACGGCGACAAATCGAACGACCCGCCGAACGTCCAACCTTGGGACGCCGAACCTCGATACGACAATTGGATGGGCGGCGACCTCGCCGGGGTGCGCCAGAACATGGGCCACATCGTCTCTCTCGGAGTCGACGCGGTCTACTTCAACCCGATCTTCGAAGGCCCCTCGAACCACCATTACGAGACGACGGACTACCTGAAGGTGGACCACCGCTTCGGCACGAACGAAGAGTTCCGCGACCTCGTGCAAGAGCTTAAGGCGGCCGGCGTGCGCACCGTCCTCGACGGCGTCTTCAACCACACGAGCATCGACTTCTTCGCGTTCAAAGACCTCCTGCAGAACCAGGAAAAGTCGAAGTATGCCCACTGGTACTTTGTCAAATCATTCCCGGTTATCGCACAGGACAAACCGTCTTACGAAGCTTGGTGGGGGTTCCCCTCAATGCCAAAGCTCAACCTCCTGCAACCCGAAGTCTCGCGCTACGTCTTGACCGTCCCCGATTATTGGAACGATTTCGCCAAGATCGATGGCTGGCGCTTGGACGTTGCGAACGAGGTGCCGATGGAGTTCTGGCGCCAGTTCAGAACGGCGGTGAAGACGAAGAACCCGGAGGCCTGGATCGTCGGCGAGGAGTGGGGCGACGCCTCCGGCTGGCTCAAGGGCGACCAGTGGGACGCCTCGATGAACTACCCGTTCCGAGGCGCGGTGCTCGGCTTTGTCGCGCAGAAGCAACTGAAGCCCTCCGATTTTTGGAAGCGGCTGAACGCGCTCTACGATTCCTACGGCCCGCAGGTCAGCCGCAACATGCTGAACCTTCTGGGAAGCCACGACACGCCGCGCCTCCTACACGAGTGCGGCGGGGACGGGCGCCTGGCGCGGCTCGCCGCGATGATCCAGTTCACCTGGGTCGGCGCGCCCAGCGTCTATTACGGCGACGAACTCGGAATGGAGGGCGGGGCAGACCCGCAGAACCGGCGCGGCATGCGCTGGGACCTCGCCACGCCGGACAACCCCTACCTCAGCCTTTATCGGAAGCTCGGCAAGATCCGCCGCGAGACCCCCGCCCTGCAGAGCGGCGACCCGAGCCTGCTCGAGGCGAACGACGAAGAGGCCTGGCTCGCCTTCGCCCGCACTTACGGGGACGAGAGGGCGGTCGTGGTCGTCAACCGTGGCGAAAGCCCGGCGCGGGTCAAGCTCGACCTGCCCGAATCCCTCATGTCCGCCGGGTTCTACGACTTGCTGAACGAGCGCGCCGCCGCGATCGAGGGCGGAGCCCTCAGGCTGGAAGTGCCCGCGCTTTCAGTCGCGATCCTCGTTCCAGGCGACGGAAGCCTTGCCCGCGCGGCCGCCGCCGCGCCAAGACCGGTTTCAAAACACGCGACGCTCGCGGAACGCTCTTCCGCCCGACCCCCAAGCTATCAAAGGTGATACTCCCCATGCTAAATCGACGCCGATCGGGCTTTACGCTCATTGAACTTCTCGTCGTGATCGCGATCATCGCGATCTTAGCGGCGATCCTCTTCCCCGTCTTCGCACAGGCAAAAGTTGCCGCTAAGAAGATCAACACGACCAGCAAGCTAAAGCAGATAAATCTGGCCCACCAAATGTACACCATCGACTTCGACGATATGTACTGTCCGCGATGGAGGGGTGGTTACGGCCCCCCGAACGGAGGTGACCCGGAAAACAGCATGTCTTGGGATAAGTTGATCCAAACTTACACGAAGAACTACGACATCATGTACTCGTCGG carries:
- a CDS encoding alpha amylase N-terminal ig-like domain-containing protein, whose protein sequence is MSSLLLAAALALLGEPHTFTYVPDRPASRVNLAGTFNNWNKDATSMTLGADGKTWTAKLDLPLGKHYYKFVLDGDTWVTDPKAPSESDASGYVNSVLYLFPPDYGTPAVRGDGTIAASALAHRQEMPSLNWDRGKLLLTLRARPHDLVKVFCIAGDRKVPMTDAGGDDFYTYYQAAMPWSMEGDIDYCFRIEDGPTVRYFGPDGLSDKPETFKLEHKTFKPFQPPSWVEKAVFYQIFPERFANGDKSNDPPNVQPWDAEPRYDNWMGGDLAGVRQNMGHIVSLGVDAVYFNPIFEGPSNHHYETTDYLKVDHRFGTNEEFRDLVQELKAAGVRTVLDGVFNHTSIDFFAFKDLLQNQEKSKYAHWYFVKSFPVIAQDKPSYEAWWGFPSMPKLNLLQPEVSRYVLTVPDYWNDFAKIDGWRLDVANEVPMEFWRQFRTAVKTKNPEAWIVGEEWGDASGWLKGDQWDASMNYPFRGAVLGFVAQKQLKPSDFWKRLNALYDSYGPQVSRNMLNLLGSHDTPRLLHECGGDGRLARLAAMIQFTWVGAPSVYYGDELGMEGGADPQNRRGMRWDLATPDNPYLSLYRKLGKIRRETPALQSGDPSLLEANDEEAWLAFARTYGDERAVVVVNRGESPARVKLDLPESLMSAGFYDLLNERAAAIEGGALRLEVPALSVAILVPGDGSLARAAAAAPRPVSKHATLAERSSARPPSYQR
- a CDS encoding LacI family DNA-binding transcriptional regulator gives rise to the protein MRVTQQHIAKYAQVSQATVSRVLAGDDRVETEIRDKVMAAIEQHNYRPDVRARSLRTRCTHLIGLAIQRPEGGLSGDPFYTSLISELLDGLSHTDYHLCLDTVPVDGGQWQVYDELLRTRRVDGLVLVESEANDERLARLQKDKFPFVLIGNPMDARVWSVDNDNVYAGQIATEHLFTSGYRRVGFIAGPEGITVSEDRIEGYRRIVQQQEAPVMIWHADFGQDSARETALAVLQGADAPDALVVLDDFMAMGVVDAARRVGKKMPQDLGIVSFNDSPVCRMLEGGLSSVSLDIHRLVSTALEMLFTALSGEFAEEPRRTIVPSRLMVRGSSVRTGGLL